From Podospora bellae-mahoneyi strain CBS 112042 chromosome 5, whole genome shotgun sequence:
GCCGGTAACTTGGTTGTCGTCGGGAATGAAGTCAAGAGTAGAAATGAGCTGGCCATTGGAGAACCACGCCATCTGTCAATTCTCTCCCATTAGGGTGAAAGACGGGCAGCATCACGAGGAAATAACACCGTCTCGCGAATGTcttccaagcccaagaaaCCCTGTACAAGACGGTTGATGCCCACTGCAGATAAGTCAGTAGTATCCCCATGTCACAAGGATCAACACGAAACACTTACACCCGAAGCCTCCCCAAGGAGGCATGCCAATTTCGTGGGCCGTCATGTACGGCCTCCATTCCGGCGTTTCCGGGTCAATCGGATGAGGTCGGTTGGCAAATGCGGCTGCTAGGTCTTCAGCGCTGTGGAGTAGTCGGCATCCAGTAACACATTCCTGTCCTCTGAGAATGACATCGAAAGATTGGGTTGTGTCATCCTGTTCATCAGAGGGATAGATATTGCAGGACCTCAAATGTTTCGGGAAGTGAGTGATGAAGAAAACATCGGTTGGAGGGCTGACGTGGGATTCTTCGCTGGCGAGGAATCTGCCGAGTGCTGCTTCTTCGCTCCGAGTGAAGTCTTTGTCATCGTCGGACTCGATACCTATGAAGTCTCTCAGAAGGGTTTTTGCTTCATTGAAACGGATGCGTGGGAGCTTTCCGCTCTTTCCAAGACCCAGCTTGAAAGTGCCAGCTAGGGGGTAGAGTCGTTTTGCGGTATTGGTGAGTGTAGTGTATTTTTCCTGACTCTGCAAAGAGTGTAGAAGTGATACCAATAGACTGTCAGCAAAATCGAGGATCTCTATCCAGCTATGTTGAAGATTAAATACAAGTTCCAGCATGGTGAACTGTGACCAAATCAGCACTTTTCAAAccaagaaaaagggggattCTCTACCTCGGTGAGATGTCTGCCATCAGAAAGAGGCTCCCTCCGAAAAACTGTGTGATAGTCGTAGACGCGCTCCAGGTCGGCTGAAAGTGCCATTCCAAGGTGTATCTCTCCTGTTGGCGCCAATCTGGCTGTCCTGCCGAAGTATGGAACTGTAAACAagtcgtcctcctctcctgggAATTCGTAGCCAACAAGTGCAGGGGTTGGGACGTGGTAAAAGTCATGGAGCTTGAGGTATTCCACCGCCAGCTCATGGACCCCCGAAAAAAGCTTGAAgattgctgctgttgcagGAACACGAGCATCCAGGAGTCTGTTGTCGAGTCTCTCTTGGATTAACTTCGTACGAGATTGGATCGAAGCTAGAACTTCCCCTGAAGCTCCATGAAGGACATTGCTATAAGCACTTAGAGTCTTGGCGGCCGACAGGTTGTGGATATCGCAGAGCTCGATTGGAGTGATGTCAGAGCCAGTGTCATGAGCCACCGATCGAGCGGTAACCCGAACAAGTGACTCTGGCGTTAGAAAGCTGACGGTATCGAAGACACCATTGTCAAGGCCATTTTTTGATTCCACTGTGGCTTGAAGAAAATGCCCATTGACACATCTGAACAACACCGCAACTGAATTGCAGTCATCGGATAGAACTGGGCTGTTGTGAACGCGGATATCCAAAGACTTGATGTCGGTATCGCCGTTCGATAGGTGAGATGGGGCGGGTTGGGATGACATCTTCCTAGCATTAAGCATCGTGCACCGTTGTACGGTATTAAACAAGATTACTTTCCCTTGAGATCAGGTTGGGGGGGGCGTTAATTTCAAGAGCAAATGCCATGTGTCACTAGATAATGAAGGAATTTATGGCAATAGCGACGGCCTGAACAGCTCGGTCAAGAGGTTTGGCCAAGCATGTAGAATCGGACTTGTGCATTGATGGTAGCACGAGCTGAGCAAGACAGGTAGCGCTTGGTAAGAGTTTGCGGGGATTAGTCGTTCTGCGTGGATGCAATCCTGCCTCATGGCACCCCAACGAGGTATAACACCCCAGaatggttgttgatgaacGACCTTGCGTGCCTTGGGTTGTCCTCGCTTCATAATTTTCTATGACTTTCAAAATGGCCATTGATCCACCCACTTCCTCAACCAAGACCCTCGAGCTTGAGGTTGTTAGATACGAGCAGCTCAGGAGCAATGACAACGTTGAGGTGAGGAAGCTAGCCCAGGCCTTGTCTGACCAGGGAATGCTATTCTTGGATCTCCAGAAATCCACGGCAAAGCAATTCCTGAAAGACCTGCAAACCGTGATACAGCATCAGCGAGCCTTCTTTGAACAGccgcaggaggagaagtCCAAATATCACACGGGCATTCGATACAACGGGTGGGTACAGGTCGAAATTCTTCTTTTCTACTCATCACTAATCCAGGCCCTTTTCTCAGATTTTACACTTCCCCCATTGGTGTCGAAAAGATCCACCT
This genomic window contains:
- a CDS encoding hypothetical protein (COG:J; EggNog:ENOG503P07P) — its product is MLNARKMSSQPAPSHLSNGDTDIKSLDIRVHNSPVLSDDCNSVAVLFRCVNGHFLQATVESKNGLDNGVFDTVSFLTPESLVRVTARSVAHDTGSDITPIELCDIHNLSAAKTLSAYSNVLHGASGEVLASIQSRTKLIQERLDNRLLDARVPATAAIFKLFSGVHELAVEYLKLHDFYHVPTPALVGYEFPGEEDDLFTVPYFGRTARLAPTGEIHLGMALSADLERVYDYHTVFRREPLSDGRHLTEFTMLELVFNLQHSWIEILDFADSLLVSLLHSLQSQEKYTTLTNTAKRLYPLAGTFKLGLGKSGKLPRIRFNEAKTLLRDFIGIESDDDKDFTRSEEAALGRFLASEESHVSPPTDVFFITHFPKHLRSCNIYPSDEQDDTTQSFDVILRGQECVTGCRLLHSAEDLAAAFANRPHPIDPETPEWRPYMTAHEIGMPPWGGFGLGINRLVQGFLGLEDIRETVLFPRDAARLSP